In Sphingomonas psychrotolerans, the following proteins share a genomic window:
- a CDS encoding mannose-1-phosphate guanylyltransferase/mannose-6-phosphate isomerase translates to MPEAKPIIPVILSGGSGTRLWPLSRPERPKQLLSLTGEQTMLQLTALRAAGEHFALPIIVANGAHADQVEAQLADVVTEVQALILEPAGRNTAPAIALAAIAAGGGSDPILVMPSDHVIADVDAFHAAIQAALPLVQEGWLVTFGIAPDAPETGYGWIKVGERLAEGVHRVARFVEKPPRDKAEAMLAAGDHAWNGGIFLFRADMYLGALSVYAPDMLVAAQAAMDKARRDGLRIWPDAEAFAKSPSDSIDYAVMEKAPRVAVVPVAMGWSDVGSWDALYAISEADGDGNVCRGDVVAIDTVNCLVRSEPGKRVALVGVSDLIVVATGNDILVLPRGRSQEIRKIVDALKR, encoded by the coding sequence ATGCCGGAAGCGAAGCCGATCATTCCCGTCATCCTCTCGGGAGGATCGGGGACCCGGCTGTGGCCGCTGTCGCGCCCCGAGCGACCCAAGCAGCTGTTGTCGCTGACCGGGGAGCAGACGATGCTGCAATTGACCGCGCTGCGTGCCGCGGGCGAGCACTTCGCCCTGCCGATCATCGTGGCGAATGGCGCGCATGCCGATCAGGTGGAGGCGCAACTCGCCGACGTCGTGACCGAAGTGCAGGCGCTGATCCTCGAGCCGGCGGGACGCAATACCGCGCCGGCGATCGCGCTTGCCGCGATCGCGGCGGGCGGCGGGAGCGACCCGATCCTCGTGATGCCGTCGGACCATGTGATCGCCGACGTCGACGCGTTTCATGCGGCGATCCAGGCTGCGCTTCCGCTCGTCCAGGAAGGGTGGCTGGTTACGTTCGGCATCGCGCCCGATGCACCGGAAACCGGCTATGGCTGGATCAAGGTGGGCGAGCGGCTTGCCGAAGGCGTCCACCGGGTCGCGCGTTTCGTCGAGAAGCCGCCGCGCGACAAGGCCGAAGCGATGCTCGCGGCAGGCGATCATGCGTGGAACGGCGGCATCTTCCTGTTCCGCGCCGACATGTATCTGGGCGCGCTGAGCGTCTATGCGCCCGACATGCTGGTGGCGGCGCAGGCGGCGATGGACAAGGCGCGGCGCGACGGCTTGCGCATCTGGCCCGACGCCGAGGCCTTTGCGAAGTCGCCGTCGGATTCGATCGACTATGCGGTCATGGAGAAGGCGCCGCGGGTGGCAGTGGTCCCCGTCGCGATGGGCTGGAGTGACGTCGGCAGCTGGGACGCGCTCTATGCGATCAGCGAAGCCGATGGCGACGGCAATGTCTGCCGCGGCGACGTAGTGGCGATCGACACGGTGAATTGCCTCGTGCGTAGCGAGCCCGGCAAGCGCGTGGCGCTGGTCGGGGTCAGCGATCTGATCGTGGTTGCGACCGGGAACGACATCCTCGTGTTGCCGCGCGGACGCAGCCAGGAGATCCGGAAGATCGTCGACGCGCTGAAACGGTGA
- the pepF gene encoding oligoendopeptidase F, with protein MTELSRREALAAAGALASLAISAPGWAQGAAQAGGAAWDLTEIYPDDAAWEAARKGALAALPGIAGYKGRLGESAQVLAEALGLQSDLGKTIARVYTYVGLKGDEDVRIAAWQEKQAQAVDLYTAFGEATAWFAPEILAVGKPRIDGFIAASPTLRTRFDFYLANIVRQAEHTLSPEGEALLASAGAPLQAPGDISGQLRSSDIPWPTIKLSNGKEVRLDSQGYTLNRDAPDRADRKAVFDAFWTAHGKFRNSFGATYNAKVKSDIFYAKARKYPTSLAAALSGNNVPEAVYRTLVAETNKGLPQLHRYFDLRRRMLKLPDIAYYDIYPPLVSLDRPFSLDQMRTLTLEAVKPLGPEYQARIAKATAAKWMDPWPREGKSPGAYMNPGAYEVHPYLLLNLSEKYDGLSTYAHEWGHALHSLLANAAQPYDKADYPIFLAEIASTLNEQLLVAHMLKQAKTKEEKLFYLGQQMENFRGTFYRQTMFAEFELKTHDLAEAGEGLSGSKFTQVYFDLLKRYHGPSMGFDPAYANEWAFIPHFYNSFYVYQYATCIAAATYFAQAILKGGAKERDNYLSVLKAGGSDYPVDILKRAGLDMASPAPYQALVATFKDTLDQAEALLA; from the coding sequence ATGACCGAACTATCCCGCCGCGAAGCGTTGGCTGCTGCTGGTGCGCTCGCGAGTCTCGCCATCTCCGCGCCCGGCTGGGCCCAGGGCGCCGCCCAGGCTGGCGGCGCCGCGTGGGACCTCACCGAAATCTACCCCGATGACGCGGCGTGGGAGGCGGCGCGCAAGGGTGCGCTCGCGGCGTTGCCGGGCATAGCCGGATATAAGGGGCGGCTCGGCGAGAGCGCCCAGGTGCTGGCCGAGGCGCTCGGGCTCCAGTCCGATCTCGGCAAGACGATCGCCCGGGTCTACACCTATGTCGGACTGAAGGGGGACGAGGATGTCCGGATTGCCGCCTGGCAGGAGAAGCAGGCGCAGGCAGTCGACCTCTACACTGCCTTCGGCGAGGCGACTGCGTGGTTCGCGCCCGAGATCCTCGCTGTCGGCAAGCCCAGGATAGACGGTTTCATCGCCGCCAGTCCGACGCTCCGGACGCGTTTCGACTTCTACCTCGCCAACATCGTCCGTCAGGCCGAGCATACGCTGTCGCCCGAAGGCGAAGCCCTGCTCGCCAGCGCGGGCGCGCCGCTCCAGGCGCCCGGCGACATTTCGGGCCAGCTGCGCTCGTCGGACATTCCGTGGCCGACGATCAAGCTTTCGAACGGCAAGGAGGTCCGCCTCGACAGCCAGGGCTATACCCTCAATCGCGACGCCCCCGACCGCGCCGACCGCAAGGCGGTGTTCGACGCTTTCTGGACTGCGCACGGCAAGTTCAGGAATTCGTTCGGCGCGACCTACAACGCCAAGGTCAAGAGCGATATCTTCTATGCCAAAGCGCGGAAGTATCCCACCTCGCTCGCCGCCGCGCTTTCCGGCAACAACGTGCCCGAGGCGGTCTATCGCACGCTCGTCGCCGAGACGAACAAGGGCCTGCCCCAGCTCCATCGCTATTTCGATCTGCGCCGGCGGATGCTCAAGCTGCCCGACATCGCTTATTACGACATCTACCCACCTCTGGTCTCGCTCGACCGCCCGTTCAGCCTCGATCAGATGCGCACGCTGACGCTCGAGGCGGTCAAGCCGCTCGGCCCCGAGTACCAGGCCCGTATCGCGAAGGCGACCGCGGCGAAGTGGATGGATCCGTGGCCGCGCGAGGGCAAGAGCCCCGGCGCCTACATGAACCCCGGCGCCTATGAAGTGCACCCCTATCTGCTGCTCAACCTGTCGGAGAAATATGACGGGCTGAGCACTTATGCGCACGAATGGGGCCACGCGCTCCACTCGCTGCTCGCCAATGCGGCCCAGCCTTATGACAAGGCCGATTATCCGATCTTCCTCGCCGAGATCGCCTCGACGCTCAACGAGCAATTGCTCGTCGCGCACATGCTCAAGCAAGCGAAGACCAAAGAAGAGAAGCTCTTCTATCTGGGCCAGCAGATGGAGAATTTCCGCGGCACCTTCTACCGCCAGACGATGTTCGCCGAGTTCGAATTGAAGACGCACGATCTCGCCGAAGCGGGAGAAGGCCTGTCGGGCAGCAAGTTCACCCAGGTCTATTTCGACCTGCTCAAGCGCTATCACGGCCCGAGCATGGGCTTCGACCCGGCCTATGCGAACGAATGGGCGTTCATCCCGCATTTCTACAACAGCTTCTACGTCTATCAATACGCCACCTGCATCGCCGCGGCGACGTACTTCGCCCAGGCGATCCTGAAGGGCGGCGCCAAAGAGCGCGACAATTATCTCTCGGTGCTGAAGGCCGGCGGCTCGGACTATCCGGTCGACATCCTCAAGCGCGCCGGCCTCGATATGGCGTCGCCGGCGCCGTATCAGGCGCTTGTCGCCACCTTCAAGGACACGCTCGATCAGGCCGAGGCGCTGCTCGCCTGA
- the groL gene encoding chaperonin GroEL (60 kDa chaperone family; promotes refolding of misfolded polypeptides especially under stressful conditions; forms two stacked rings of heptamers to form a barrel-shaped 14mer; ends can be capped by GroES; misfolded proteins enter the barrel where they are refolded when GroES binds) produces the protein MAAKDVKFSRDARERILRGVDILADAVKVTLGPKGRNVVIDKSFGAPRITKDGVTVAKEIELKDKFENMGAQMVREVASKTNDVAGDGTTTATVLAQAIVREGMKSVAAGMNPMDLKRGIDLAVIKVVEDIKARSKPVSGTNEIAQVGIISANGDTVVGEKIAEAMEKVGKEGVITVEEAKGLDFELDVVEGMQFDRGYLSPYFITNPEKMTVELSDPYILIHEKKLSNLQAMLPILEAVVQSGRPLLIIAEDIEGEALATLVVNKLRGGLKVAAVKAPGFGDRRKAMLEDIAVLTKGEVISEDLGIKLETVTLSMLGTAKRVSIDKDNTIIVDGAGEHDAIKGRTDAIRQQIENTTSDYDREKLQERLAKLAGGVAVIKVGGASEVEVKERKDRVDDALHATRAAVEEGIVPGGGTALLYATKALDGLKGVNEDQTRGVDIVRKSLTALVRQIAANAGHDGAVVSGKLLDQSDTSFGFNAATDTYENLVSAGVIDPTKVVRTALQNAASVAGLLITTEAAVSELPDDKPAMPMGGGGMGGMGGMDF, from the coding sequence ATGGCAGCCAAAGACGTAAAGTTTAGCCGCGACGCACGTGAGCGCATTCTGCGCGGCGTCGACATCCTCGCCGATGCAGTCAAGGTCACGCTCGGCCCCAAGGGCCGCAACGTCGTGATCGACAAGTCGTTCGGTGCGCCCCGCATCACCAAGGACGGCGTGACCGTCGCCAAGGAAATCGAACTCAAGGACAAGTTCGAGAACATGGGCGCGCAGATGGTCCGCGAAGTCGCTTCGAAGACCAACGACGTTGCCGGTGACGGCACCACCACCGCCACCGTGCTCGCACAGGCGATCGTCCGCGAGGGCATGAAGTCGGTTGCCGCCGGCATGAACCCGATGGACCTCAAGCGCGGCATCGATCTCGCGGTCATCAAGGTCGTCGAGGACATCAAGGCGCGCTCGAAGCCGGTTTCGGGCACCAACGAAATCGCCCAGGTCGGCATCATCTCGGCAAACGGCGACACCGTCGTCGGCGAGAAGATCGCCGAGGCGATGGAGAAGGTCGGCAAGGAAGGCGTGATCACCGTCGAGGAAGCCAAGGGTCTCGATTTCGAGCTCGACGTCGTCGAAGGCATGCAGTTCGACCGCGGCTATCTGAGCCCGTATTTCATCACCAATCCGGAAAAGATGACGGTCGAGCTCAGCGATCCCTACATCCTGATCCACGAGAAGAAGCTGTCGAACCTGCAGGCGATGCTGCCGATCCTCGAAGCGGTCGTCCAGTCGGGCCGTCCGCTGCTGATCATCGCCGAGGACATCGAGGGCGAGGCTCTCGCCACGCTCGTCGTCAACAAGCTGCGCGGCGGCCTCAAGGTCGCAGCGGTCAAGGCACCGGGCTTCGGCGATCGCCGCAAGGCGATGCTCGAGGACATCGCCGTCCTCACCAAGGGCGAAGTGATCTCCGAGGATCTCGGCATCAAGCTCGAGACCGTGACGCTCAGCATGCTCGGCACCGCCAAGCGTGTTTCGATCGACAAGGACAACACCATCATCGTCGACGGTGCGGGCGAGCATGACGCGATCAAGGGCCGCACCGATGCGATCCGCCAGCAGATCGAGAACACCACCAGCGATTACGACCGTGAGAAGCTCCAGGAGCGTCTCGCCAAGCTCGCCGGCGGCGTTGCCGTGATCAAGGTCGGCGGCGCTTCGGAAGTCGAAGTCAAGGAGCGCAAGGACCGCGTCGACGACGCGCTGCACGCAACCCGCGCAGCCGTCGAAGAAGGCATCGTCCCCGGTGGCGGCACGGCCCTGCTGTACGCAACCAAGGCTCTCGACGGCCTCAAGGGCGTCAACGAAGACCAGACCCGCGGCGTGGACATCGTCCGCAAGTCGCTGACCGCGCTGGTTCGCCAGATCGCGGCCAATGCGGGCCATGACGGCGCCGTGGTGTCGGGCAAGCTGCTCGATCAGTCGGACACGTCGTTCGGCTTCAACGCCGCGACCGACACCTACGAGAACCTCGTCTCGGCCGGCGTGATCGACCCGACCAAGGTCGTCCGCACCGCGCTGCAGAACGCAGCCTCGGTCGCCGGCCTGCTGATCACCACCGAAGCGGCGGTGAGCGAGCTGCCGGACGACAAGCCCGCCATGCCCATGGGCGGCGGCGGCATGGGCGGCATGGGCGGCATGGACTTCTAA
- the groES gene encoding co-chaperone GroES, whose amino-acid sequence MSFRPLHDRVLVRRVEAEEKTAGGIIIPDTAKEKPQEGEVVSVGTGTKAEDGKVTPLDVKAGDRILFGKWSGTEVKVNGEDLLIMKESDILGILG is encoded by the coding sequence ATGAGCTTTCGTCCGTTGCATGACCGCGTGCTCGTCCGTCGTGTCGAAGCCGAAGAGAAGACCGCCGGCGGGATCATCATTCCCGACACCGCCAAGGAAAAGCCGCAGGAAGGCGAAGTCGTCTCCGTCGGCACCGGCACCAAGGCCGAAGACGGCAAGGTGACCCCGCTCGACGTCAAGGCCGGCGACCGCATCCTGTTCGGCAAATGGTCGGGCACCGAGGTCAAGGTCAATGGTGAGGATCTCCTCATCATGAAGGAATCCGACATCCTCGGAATCCTGGGCTGA
- a CDS encoding YrhA family protein → MDAVIVAARDAQVAVGEIVQAGADETRIAALRAALKREFSATLPDDYAALLRRSDGVDFDGLVLYGSWQSAATPGPGGFWQGLVAANKLWREGPGHDAYLVLGETDIDLFTVNLDGSGPVLRDKVSSDINETFPSVAAAIQRLLATRR, encoded by the coding sequence ATGGATGCAGTGATAGTGGCGGCGCGCGACGCGCAGGTGGCGGTAGGCGAGATCGTCCAGGCGGGCGCCGACGAAACGAGGATCGCGGCGTTGCGGGCGGCGCTGAAGCGCGAATTCAGCGCGACCTTGCCCGACGATTATGCCGCATTGCTGCGCCGCTCGGACGGCGTCGATTTCGACGGCCTCGTCCTCTACGGCAGCTGGCAGAGCGCGGCGACGCCCGGCCCCGGCGGCTTCTGGCAAGGCCTCGTCGCCGCCAACAAGCTCTGGCGCGAAGGCCCCGGCCATGACGCGTATCTGGTGCTCGGCGAAACCGACATCGACCTGTTCACGGTAAACCTCGACGGCTCCGGGCCGGTGCTGCGCGACAAGGTGTCGAGCGACATCAACGAGACCTTCCCCAGCGTCGCCGCCGCGATCCAGCGCCTGCTCGCCACGCGCCGCTAA